Proteins encoded within one genomic window of Candidatus Aminicenantes bacterium:
- a CDS encoding 2-oxoacid:acceptor oxidoreductase subunit alpha, producing the protein MSQRKVLQGNIIIAKAALAAGCDFFAGYPITPSSEIAQYMSKEMPKMERTFIQMEDEIASLGACIGASLAGKKTLTATSGPGFSLMQEHIGLAVMAEVPVVIVNVMRGGPSTGMPTKPAQADMMQARWGTHGDHPIIALYPAFSEEIFSETVRAFNLAEKYWNPVILLLDEVLGKAHMDVEIPEPGSYDVYWEKTHEISDLNIYDRKLGENPPRIDFFHGYPIHIDSLEHDAHGWPSFDAKTVDKMQKLRMQKIYQNLDDIIKYKEYFLDDAEVLVFSFGISARSALAAVKTAREQGIKAGLFQALTVWPFPRAAMQERFKKTKKVLTVEMNMGQMKYEVERIAPDDVEKQTLLRANGMPFSPDEVLEAIKEFAK; encoded by the coding sequence CGGAGATCGCCCAGTACATGTCCAAGGAGATGCCGAAAATGGAGCGGACCTTTATCCAGATGGAGGACGAGATCGCTTCGCTGGGTGCTTGCATCGGCGCTTCCCTGGCCGGAAAAAAAACCCTGACGGCCACCTCCGGTCCGGGATTTTCCCTGATGCAGGAGCACATCGGCCTGGCGGTCATGGCCGAAGTGCCGGTCGTCATCGTCAATGTCATGCGCGGCGGCCCTTCCACCGGCATGCCCACCAAGCCGGCCCAGGCCGACATGATGCAGGCGCGCTGGGGCACCCACGGCGACCACCCGATCATCGCCCTGTACCCGGCTTTTTCCGAGGAGATTTTCAGCGAAACGGTGCGGGCTTTCAACCTGGCCGAAAAATACTGGAATCCGGTGATCTTGCTCCTGGATGAAGTCCTCGGCAAGGCCCACATGGACGTGGAGATCCCCGAACCGGGAAGTTATGACGTGTATTGGGAAAAGACCCACGAGATCAGCGATTTGAATATTTATGATCGCAAGCTCGGGGAAAACCCGCCCCGGATCGATTTTTTTCACGGCTACCCGATCCATATCGACAGTCTGGAGCACGACGCGCACGGCTGGCCTTCCTTCGATGCCAAGACGGTCGACAAGATGCAGAAACTGCGCATGCAGAAGATCTACCAGAACCTGGACGATATCATCAAGTACAAGGAATATTTCCTGGATGACGCCGAGGTCCTGGTCTTCAGTTTCGGCATCTCGGCCCGTTCCGCCCTGGCCGCCGTCAAAACGGCCCGCGAACAGGGAATCAAAGCCGGGCTGTTCCAGGCATTGACCGTGTGGCCTTTCCCCCGCGCCGCCATGCAGGAGCGGTTCAAGAAAACCAAGAAAGTGCTGACCGTGGAGATGAACATGGGGCAAATGAAATACGAAGTCGAGCGCATCGCCCCCGACGACGTGGAGAAGCAGACCCTGCTGCGCGCCAACGGCATGCCCTTCTCCCCCGACGAGGTCCTGGAAGCCATCAAGGAGTTTGCCAAATGA
- a CDS encoding thiamine pyrophosphate-dependent enzyme produces MRDYEKYIRYRTFPTPWCPGCGDGVILKSIAMAFADLKLDPDNIVVVAGIGCSGRMPTYFNTNTLHTTHGRALTFATGIKLAKPEKLVVVISGDGDATAIGGNHLIHAARRNIGIKMILINNGIYGMTGGQVSPLTPPKFFTETTPYGNIEPHFNIRKLLTGAEASFVARETVNRLMQLKQVIKKSFQHKGFSVVEVMSNCHVNLGRRNKMKSPLVMTKYIEDITMPMADFEKLTPEEQAPKYPLGIFVENTERMEYTDLYYNHIVPVAQQSGAKGEK; encoded by the coding sequence ATGAGAGACTACGAAAAATATATTCGTTACCGCACGTTTCCCACCCCCTGGTGCCCCGGCTGCGGGGACGGCGTGATCCTGAAGTCCATCGCCATGGCCTTTGCCGACCTGAAGCTCGACCCCGACAACATCGTCGTCGTCGCCGGCATCGGCTGTTCGGGCCGCATGCCTACGTACTTCAATACCAATACGCTGCACACCACTCACGGCCGCGCCTTGACCTTCGCCACCGGCATCAAGCTGGCCAAGCCGGAGAAACTGGTGGTGGTCATCTCCGGGGACGGGGACGCCACGGCCATCGGCGGCAACCACCTGATCCACGCCGCCCGGCGCAACATCGGCATCAAGATGATCCTGATCAACAACGGCATCTACGGCATGACCGGCGGTCAGGTCTCGCCGCTGACGCCGCCGAAGTTCTTCACCGAGACCACCCCCTACGGCAACATCGAGCCGCATTTCAACATCCGCAAACTTCTGACCGGGGCCGAAGCCTCGTTCGTGGCCCGGGAGACGGTCAACCGCCTGATGCAGCTGAAGCAGGTGATCAAGAAATCGTTCCAGCACAAGGGCTTCTCCGTGGTCGAGGTCATGAGCAACTGCCACGTCAATCTGGGCCGGCGCAACAAGATGAAGAGCCCGCTGGTCATGACCAAATACATCGAGGACATCACCATGCCCATGGCCGACTTCGAGAAGCTGACTCCCGAAGAACAGGCGCCCAAGTATCCGCTGGGGATCTTCGTGGAGAATACGGAACGCATGGAGTACACCGATCTCTACTACAACCACATCGTGCCCGTGGCCCAGCAGTCCGGCGCCAAGGGGGAAAAATGA
- a CDS encoding 2-oxoacid:acceptor oxidoreductase family protein → MKKYEIRYGAVGGQGIITAGALLVDIAVEMENKFAIESPTYTAAVRGGPTKVDVIISDEKIDFPHAQAIDFFLCTDQRPYDIYKDRLKDDAIVVLDSHLVREIGDTKHWKVYQVPIINETKVGAGNVVLTSVVSLAVTQKLTNVISYEHMVAHIKHWAPKGAVEMNLKAIEVGMNLVK, encoded by the coding sequence ATGAAAAAATATGAAATACGCTACGGTGCCGTCGGCGGCCAGGGGATCATCACCGCCGGCGCGCTGCTGGTGGACATCGCCGTGGAGATGGAGAACAAATTCGCCATCGAAAGCCCCACCTACACCGCCGCCGTGCGCGGCGGCCCGACCAAGGTCGACGTCATCATCTCCGACGAGAAGATCGACTTCCCCCACGCGCAGGCCATCGATTTTTTCCTCTGCACCGACCAGCGGCCCTACGATATCTACAAGGATCGCCTGAAGGACGACGCCATCGTGGTGCTCGATTCCCACCTGGTGCGCGAGATCGGAGACACCAAGCACTGGAAAGTGTACCAGGTGCCCATCATCAACGAAACCAAGGTGGGGGCGGGAAACGTTGTGCTGACCTCGGTGGTCAGCCTGGCCGTCACCCAGAAGCTGACCAACGTGATCAGCTACGAGCACATGGTGGCGCACATCAAGCACTGGGCGCCGAAGGGCGCGGTGGAGATGAACCTGAAGGCCATCGAGGTCGGGATGAACCTGGTCAAATAG
- the tyrS gene encoding tyrosine--tRNA ligase, with translation MNFPAVAEQIDLLKKGAGEIISEEDLEKKLARSLKTKKPLLVKAGFDPTAPDIHLGHTVLIRKMKHFQDLGHTVVFLIGDFTGLIGDPSGRNKTRPPLSREEIDANAQTYKEQIFKLLDAKKTVIDFNSRWLGALTPVEIIKLTAAYTVARILERDDFSKRYKNGDPISVHELLYPLMQGYDSVALRADVELGGSDQKFNLLVGRELQRHYGQEPQVILTMPLLEGLDGVQKMSKSLGNYIGVNEPAAEIFGKVMSISDELMFRYYELLTDTPAREITRLKQEIGAGRLNPMQVKIDLAKSIIADFHSPAHAAAAEKEFIRVFRNKETPDDALPLKLEADETLVDFIVRNGILSSRGEVKRIHAQGGIYLDNERPAEIAFTLKKGQSYLLKIGKRKFIKIN, from the coding sequence ATGAATTTTCCCGCCGTCGCCGAACAGATCGACCTGCTCAAAAAAGGGGCCGGGGAGATCATCAGCGAAGAAGACCTAGAGAAGAAACTCGCCCGCTCGCTGAAAACGAAAAAACCGCTGCTGGTCAAAGCCGGCTTCGATCCGACCGCGCCCGATATCCACCTGGGGCATACCGTCCTGATCCGCAAGATGAAGCATTTTCAGGACCTGGGGCACACGGTCGTCTTCCTGATCGGCGACTTCACCGGACTGATCGGCGATCCCAGCGGCAGGAACAAGACCCGTCCGCCGCTCAGCCGCGAAGAGATCGATGCCAATGCCCAGACCTACAAGGAACAGATCTTCAAGCTGCTGGATGCGAAAAAAACGGTGATCGATTTCAACTCGCGCTGGCTCGGCGCCCTCACTCCGGTGGAGATCATCAAGCTGACCGCGGCCTACACGGTGGCGCGCATCCTGGAGCGCGACGATTTTTCCAAGCGCTACAAGAACGGCGACCCGATCTCGGTCCATGAACTGCTGTACCCGCTGATGCAGGGGTACGATTCGGTGGCGTTGCGGGCCGATGTCGAACTGGGCGGGAGCGATCAGAAGTTCAACCTGCTGGTCGGGCGGGAATTGCAGCGCCATTACGGCCAGGAGCCGCAGGTGATCCTCACCATGCCCTTGCTCGAGGGACTGGACGGAGTGCAAAAGATGAGCAAAAGCCTGGGCAACTATATCGGCGTCAATGAGCCCGCGGCCGAGATCTTCGGCAAGGTCATGTCGATCAGCGATGAATTGATGTTCCGCTATTACGAGTTGCTGACCGACACGCCGGCCAGGGAGATCACCCGGTTGAAGCAGGAGATTGGCGCCGGCAGGCTCAATCCCATGCAGGTCAAGATCGATTTGGCCAAATCCATCATCGCCGATTTCCATTCCCCGGCGCATGCCGCCGCGGCCGAGAAAGAATTCATCCGGGTTTTCAGGAACAAGGAAACGCCCGACGACGCGCTGCCCCTGAAACTGGAAGCCGACGAAACGCTGGTCGATTTCATCGTCCGCAACGGCATCCTCTCCTCGCGCGGGGAAGTCAAACGCATCCACGCCCAGGGAGGCATCTACCTGGACAACGAGCGCCCCGCAGAGATCGCGTTCACGCTGAAAAAAGGACAATCCTACCTGCTGAAGATCGGCAAAAGAAAATTCATTAAAATCAATTAA
- a CDS encoding HEAT repeat domain-containing protein has translation MLTDFLKLSPASQVKFLKTEQFAQMDKGKRIEFLKEVALTKDISSKCLACALKILRELKFQDRAFYGSFLQHPDSSVYMACKKALSERGFDTAFGFFPKRELLKKQNLEKRLATVKNIISETNQSGEDLLISMLGEDNLKTRELIVKELSVRPGIDEGKLLKQLPHSLWYVRAAIVEILGNRQSPLLLESCETLLADANVEVRMKLLEALAKLNREQVKEYILRMTKDPHMRVSHEAKRIFATI, from the coding sequence ATGCTCACCGATTTTTTAAAGCTGTCGCCGGCCAGCCAGGTGAAATTCCTGAAAACCGAGCAATTCGCCCAGATGGACAAAGGCAAGCGCATCGAATTTTTAAAGGAAGTCGCACTCACCAAGGACATCTCTTCCAAGTGCCTGGCCTGCGCCTTGAAGATCCTGCGCGAATTAAAATTCCAAGACCGGGCATTTTACGGCAGTTTTTTGCAGCACCCGGACAGCTCGGTGTACATGGCCTGCAAGAAAGCCCTGAGCGAGCGCGGCTTCGACACCGCATTCGGTTTCTTCCCGAAACGGGAGTTGCTCAAAAAGCAGAATTTGGAAAAAAGACTGGCCACGGTTAAAAACATCATCAGCGAGACCAACCAGTCCGGCGAGGACCTGCTGATTTCCATGCTGGGAGAGGACAACCTGAAAACCAGGGAATTGATCGTCAAGGAGCTGTCGGTGCGCCCCGGGATCGATGAAGGCAAACTGCTCAAGCAGCTGCCGCATTCCCTGTGGTACGTGCGGGCGGCGATCGTTGAAATTCTGGGCAACCGGCAAAGCCCGCTGCTGCTGGAAAGCTGCGAAACATTGCTGGCCGACGCCAACGTCGAAGTCCGCATGAAGCTCCTGGAAGCCTTGGCCAAATTGAATCGCGAGCAGGTCAAGGAGTATATCCTCAGGATGACCAAAGACCCCCACATGCGGGTCTCCCACGAAGCCAAGCGGATTTTTGCGACGATCTGA
- a CDS encoding bifunctional 3,4-dihydroxy-2-butanone-4-phosphate synthase/GTP cyclohydrolase II, with translation MTITVPEAVATLKEGKMLIIVDDEQRENEGDLMIAAEKVTAESVNFMAKEARGLICVSLTEKRSDELDLPLMVHDNTSHFQTPFTVSVDAKRNTTTGISAYDRAVTIQCLIAETTTPQDLSRPGHIFPLRARDGGVLVRTGQTEASVDLAKIAGLYPAGVICEIMKEDGTMARMPDLIEFSKKFSIPIITVEEIIKYRVSTDSLVEMVAEAKLPTRWGEFSIHAFVDHIQQETHIALTQGDLSGDEAVLVRVHSQCLTGDTFASLRCDCGKQLQYAMEMISREKRGVLLYLVNQEGRGIGLLNKIKAYRLQEEGLDTIQANVKLGFKADQRDYGIGAQILRHMGLKKLKLITNNPAKYIALAGYGLEIAERIPLEVAPNKENLAYMKTKKEKMGHLLGKLQ, from the coding sequence ATGACCATTACCGTCCCCGAAGCCGTCGCCACCCTGAAAGAGGGGAAAATGCTCATCATCGTCGATGACGAGCAGCGCGAGAACGAGGGCGACCTGATGATCGCCGCCGAAAAGGTCACGGCGGAAAGCGTCAATTTCATGGCCAAGGAGGCCCGCGGCTTGATCTGCGTCTCCCTGACCGAAAAACGCAGCGATGAACTCGACCTGCCGCTGATGGTCCACGACAATACCTCGCACTTCCAAACCCCGTTCACCGTTTCGGTCGACGCCAAGCGCAATACCACCACCGGGATTTCCGCCTATGACCGCGCCGTCACCATCCAGTGCCTGATCGCCGAAACGACCACGCCCCAGGACCTCTCGCGCCCCGGCCATATTTTCCCATTGCGGGCCAGGGACGGCGGCGTACTGGTGCGAACCGGGCAAACCGAAGCGTCGGTCGACCTGGCCAAGATCGCCGGCCTTTACCCGGCCGGCGTCATCTGCGAGATCATGAAGGAAGACGGCACCATGGCCCGGATGCCCGATCTGATCGAATTCTCAAAAAAATTCTCCATCCCGATCATCACCGTTGAAGAGATCATCAAGTACCGGGTCAGCACCGACTCCTTGGTCGAAATGGTGGCCGAAGCCAAGCTGCCCACCCGCTGGGGGGAGTTCTCCATCCACGCTTTCGTCGACCACATCCAGCAGGAGACGCACATCGCCTTGACCCAGGGCGATTTGAGCGGAGATGAAGCCGTGCTGGTCAGGGTCCATTCCCAATGCCTGACCGGGGATACGTTCGCCTCGCTGCGCTGCGATTGCGGCAAGCAGCTGCAATACGCCATGGAAATGATCAGCCGGGAAAAGCGGGGCGTCCTGCTCTACCTGGTCAACCAGGAGGGGCGCGGCATCGGCCTGCTCAACAAGATCAAGGCCTACAGGCTGCAAGAGGAGGGGCTGGACACCATCCAGGCCAACGTCAAGCTCGGCTTCAAGGCCGACCAGCGCGATTACGGGATCGGCGCCCAGATCCTGCGCCACATGGGGCTGAAAAAGCTGAAATTGATCACCAACAACCCGGCCAAGTACATCGCCCTGGCCGGTTATGGACTGGAAATCGCCGAGCGCATCCCCCTGGAAGTCGCGCCCAACAAGGAAAACCTGGCCTACATGAAAACCAAGAAAGAGAAAATGGGGCACCTGCTCGGCAAGCTGCAGTGA
- a CDS encoding PEGA domain-containing protein, whose amino-acid sequence MRKIVTVMLLVCISIAFSGCAAIFKGSNSSLDASSDPSGAKVYVNGELFGKTPITLRLKSSKTYTLEFKKEGYETVTRNISSSVGAGWIILDILAGLVPVIIDAATGSWYSLDQDHVNAILEEQQ is encoded by the coding sequence ATGAGAAAAATCGTAACTGTCATGCTATTGGTCTGCATCTCTATTGCTTTTTCTGGTTGTGCTGCAATTTTCAAAGGCAGTAACAGCAGCCTCGATGCTTCTTCCGATCCATCTGGAGCAAAGGTTTATGTCAATGGCGAGCTATTTGGGAAAACCCCGATCACTTTACGGTTGAAGTCCAGCAAGACCTATACTCTCGAATTTAAAAAAGAGGGTTATGAAACAGTCACTCGAAACATTTCAAGTTCCGTTGGTGCAGGCTGGATCATCCTTGATATTTTGGCTGGCCTTGTTCCCGTTATTATCGATGCAGCCACTGGCTCCTGGTATTCTCTCGACCAAGATCACGTGAATGCGATCCTTGAAGAACAACAATAA
- a CDS encoding NYN domain-containing protein, protein MSKSIIMIDGGFFKKKFEPKKKAPTNAKKVQEFIKNVHDKHAKDFDLLRVYYYDCPPSDETLTNPISLKKINLKSSKEYANGIKLLHELKRTDFFAVREGKLSVKGWKLRENVKPSTSGAFKESDYKYDIHQKGVDIKIGIDIAWISYQHIADRIIIVTGDSDFIPAIKLARRQGIQVVLLTLNHGVYSELKDNVDVLDSSDIACFIK, encoded by the coding sequence ATGAGTAAATCGATCATAATGATTGATGGGGGATTTTTTAAAAAAAAGTTTGAACCAAAAAAAAAGGCTCCAACAAATGCAAAAAAGGTCCAAGAATTTATAAAAAATGTTCACGATAAGCATGCAAAAGACTTCGACTTGCTTCGAGTGTATTATTATGATTGTCCTCCTTCAGATGAAACACTCACCAACCCGATCTCTCTAAAAAAAATCAATTTAAAATCATCGAAAGAATATGCCAATGGAATTAAACTACTGCATGAATTAAAGAGAACAGATTTTTTTGCTGTAAGGGAGGGGAAATTAAGTGTAAAAGGATGGAAACTAAGGGAAAATGTCAAGCCAAGTACAAGCGGTGCATTTAAGGAAAGTGATTATAAATACGACATCCATCAAAAAGGAGTCGACATTAAAATTGGAATAGATATCGCATGGATAAGCTACCAACACATCGCCGATAGAATAATTATTGTAACTGGAGATTCCGATTTTATTCCGGCGATAAAACTTGCGAGGAGACAGGGGATCCAAGTTGTTCTTCTAACTCTCAATCATGGTGTCTATAGTGAATTAAAAGACAATGTCGATGTTTTAGACAGCTCTGATATCGCTTGTTTCATTAAATAG
- the ribE gene encoding riboflavin synthase, translating to MFTGLIAATAALVKLEKKNQPILTVRAALDKPLAVGDSLAVNGVCLTLIEKNNDLLRFNLAAPTLRLANLGDLPLGALLNIEFPVTPNGLLGGHLVSGHIDGTVRVRALNKGDQNSRFDFSFLDREWRKFIVERGSVALNGVSLTVAEVSESWFAVEIIPHTLASTNLRLLRVGQRVNIELDLIGKYLYNFQKHSKL from the coding sequence ATGTTCACCGGCCTGATCGCAGCCACCGCCGCCCTGGTCAAGCTGGAAAAAAAGAACCAGCCCATCCTGACCGTCCGCGCCGCCTTGGACAAGCCGCTCGCCGTGGGTGACTCGTTGGCCGTCAACGGCGTCTGCCTGACCCTGATAGAAAAAAACAACGACCTGCTGCGCTTCAACCTGGCAGCGCCCACCTTGCGCCTCGCCAACCTGGGCGACCTGCCCCTCGGCGCGCTTCTGAACATCGAGTTCCCGGTGACACCGAACGGCCTTTTGGGCGGGCACCTGGTCAGCGGCCACATCGACGGCACGGTCCGGGTGCGCGCACTGAACAAGGGCGACCAGAACTCACGCTTCGATTTCTCTTTCCTCGACAGGGAGTGGCGAAAGTTCATCGTGGAACGGGGCTCGGTGGCCCTGAACGGCGTCAGCCTGACCGTCGCCGAAGTCAGCGAGTCCTGGTTTGCGGTGGAGATCATCCCCCACACCCTGGCCAGCACCAACCTGCGCTTGCTTCGGGTCGGCCAGCGGGTCAACATCGAGCTTGATTTAATCGGCAAATACCTATATAATTTCCAAAAGCATTCTAAACTCTAA
- the ribD gene encoding bifunctional diaminohydroxyphosphoribosylaminopyrimidine deaminase/5-amino-6-(5-phosphoribosylamino)uracil reductase RibD, which translates to MKTRTVSLSRRQKEDEKFMKIALKLSLLGMGRTEPNPMVGAVVVKNGKIVSTGYHRAYGRAHAEAMALENVHVPGTTLYLTLEPCSHFGKTPPCSELIIAKKVSRVVAAIGDPNPLVNGRGMERLRHSDIEVCSGVCPDWAAHINRHYLKAVKARMPYVAIHAGVSLDGKLTDKNGHSRWITEAESRQLSHSLRGEFSAILAGRNTVVADNPRLTLREPGWNNKVLYRVVLDTQNSLSQRLHVFQEQEQFPLIIFSSRKAADRTQKVPRHFFVNENSEGLILGEVLATLQRIGIASVLVEGGGKTIDSFIRQRLFDEVILFISRRLIGGKASVQLYESGSASLAQALRLAACEQIELTAGHILRGFPSCSPA; encoded by the coding sequence ATGAAAACGAGAACCGTTTCCCTGTCGCGCCGGCAAAAAGAAGACGAAAAATTCATGAAAATCGCCTTGAAATTGAGCCTGCTGGGCATGGGCCGTACCGAGCCGAACCCGATGGTCGGCGCCGTGGTGGTCAAAAACGGCAAAATAGTGTCCACCGGCTATCATCGGGCATATGGCCGAGCGCACGCCGAAGCCATGGCCCTGGAAAACGTGCATGTCCCCGGAACGACGTTGTACCTAACCCTGGAGCCCTGCTCCCATTTCGGCAAAACGCCCCCTTGCAGCGAATTGATCATCGCCAAAAAAGTAAGCCGCGTGGTCGCGGCCATCGGCGATCCCAATCCCCTGGTCAACGGCCGCGGCATGGAGCGGCTCCGCCACAGCGACATCGAGGTGTGCAGCGGAGTCTGCCCCGATTGGGCCGCCCATATCAACCGCCACTATTTGAAAGCGGTCAAGGCCCGGATGCCTTATGTCGCCATCCATGCCGGAGTCTCGCTTGACGGCAAGCTGACCGACAAAAACGGCCATTCGCGCTGGATCACGGAAGCGGAATCGCGGCAGTTGTCCCACAGCCTGCGCGGGGAGTTTTCGGCCATTCTGGCCGGCCGCAACACCGTCGTTGCCGACAACCCGCGCCTGACGCTGCGCGAGCCCGGCTGGAACAACAAGGTCCTTTACCGGGTGGTCCTCGACACACAAAATTCCCTTTCGCAACGCCTCCATGTTTTCCAGGAGCAGGAGCAGTTCCCGCTGATCATTTTCAGCTCCCGCAAGGCGGCCGACCGGACGCAGAAGGTCCCCCGCCATTTTTTCGTCAATGAAAACAGCGAAGGCTTGATCTTGGGCGAGGTGCTGGCGACGCTCCAGCGCATCGGCATCGCTTCCGTCCTGGTCGAGGGCGGGGGAAAAACCATCGATTCCTTCATCAGGCAGCGATTGTTCGACGAGGTCATTCTCTTTATCTCCCGGCGCCTCATCGGCGGCAAGGCCTCGGTGCAGCTCTATGAATCGGGGAGCGCCAGCCTGGCGCAGGCGCTGCGCCTGGCAGCTTGCGAACAAATCGAATTGACGGCGGGGCATATCCTGCGAGGTTTTCCCTCATGTTCACCGGCCTGA
- the ftsY gene encoding signal recognition particle-docking protein FtsY produces the protein MAFKGLIKTAWHAKIASLFASASAKDYEETLSELEELLILADISLPVVGRIMAGLRKKTSRASPKQDCLDALKGELLTVFPHPRLPVLDGDGKNVILLVGVNGSGKTTSAAKLARYFQLRGKKVLMAAADTFRAAGATQLALWGQKLSIPVVCEERGADPGSVVFNSMQSWQNKDFDLLIIDTAGRMQSKENLMRELQKIVKIIKKFSPLQPAETWLVLDASTGQNALAQAEKFSEFSAINGLLLAKLDGTAKGGTVISIADRLGLPVRYAGIGEAAEDLWEFSEKDFVESLLRP, from the coding sequence ATGGCGTTCAAGGGACTCATCAAGACGGCCTGGCATGCAAAAATCGCCTCGCTTTTCGCGTCCGCGTCCGCGAAGGATTACGAGGAAACCTTGAGCGAACTCGAGGAGCTCCTGATCCTGGCCGATATTTCGCTGCCGGTCGTCGGCCGCATCATGGCCGGCCTGAGGAAAAAAACCAGCCGCGCGTCGCCCAAGCAAGATTGCCTTGACGCGCTCAAGGGGGAATTGCTGACTGTATTTCCCCATCCCCGGCTCCCGGTCCTGGACGGCGACGGCAAGAATGTCATCTTGCTGGTCGGAGTCAATGGCAGCGGCAAGACCACCAGCGCCGCCAAATTGGCCCGTTATTTCCAGCTGCGGGGGAAAAAGGTCCTCATGGCCGCCGCCGACACCTTCCGCGCCGCCGGCGCCACGCAGCTGGCTTTATGGGGACAAAAATTGTCCATCCCGGTCGTGTGCGAAGAACGAGGGGCCGATCCCGGCTCGGTGGTGTTCAACAGCATGCAGTCCTGGCAGAACAAGGATTTCGACCTACTGATCATCGATACCGCCGGCCGCATGCAAAGCAAGGAAAACCTGATGCGCGAGCTCCAGAAAATAGTCAAGATCATCAAGAAGTTTTCTCCGCTGCAGCCGGCCGAAACCTGGCTGGTCCTGGACGCTTCCACCGGCCAGAACGCGCTGGCGCAGGCGGAAAAGTTCAGCGAGTTCTCCGCAATCAACGGTTTGCTGCTGGCCAAGCTGGACGGCACGGCCAAGGGCGGCACGGTCATCAGCATCGCCGACCGCCTGGGGCTGCCGGTGCGCTACGCCGGGATCGGTGAGGCCGCCGAGGATCTTTGGGAATTTTCGGAAAAAGATTTCGTGGAGTCGCTGCTCCGACCATGA
- a CDS encoding VanZ family protein, which translates to MKKFKFSLLYILALLVTLPFHVQLKNLLVSIRSFNFINYVLLGILAAFFALALFKALKTGKTLDISAVLLAAAIIFYFLFQRRIFLNKVFFANFLHIAEFFILGMLLSRENKKGSSPMPLIILFVAAFAFELLQVFFHNRVVDSNDIWTNAISGLVGLVVGFF; encoded by the coding sequence TTGAAAAAGTTCAAGTTTTCCTTGCTTTACATCCTGGCTCTGCTGGTGACGCTGCCCTTCCATGTTCAGCTCAAAAACCTGCTGGTCAGTATCAGGAGCTTCAACTTCATCAATTATGTCCTGCTGGGAATCCTGGCGGCTTTTTTTGCCCTGGCCCTCTTCAAGGCGCTCAAGACCGGGAAAACCCTGGACATCAGCGCCGTGCTCCTAGCCGCAGCCATCATCTTCTATTTTCTTTTTCAGAGAAGAATATTCCTGAACAAGGTCTTTTTCGCCAATTTCCTGCACATCGCCGAATTCTTTATCCTGGGCATGTTGCTGAGCCGGGAGAATAAAAAGGGATCTTCCCCCATGCCGCTCATCATCCTTTTCGTCGCCGCCTTCGCCTTTGAGCTGCTGCAGGTTTTTTTCCACAACCGGGTGGTTGACAGCAACGACATCTGGACGAACGCGATCTCGGGCCTGGTCGGGCTGGTGGTGGGTTTCTTCTAG